In the genome of Conger conger chromosome 8, fConCon1.1, whole genome shotgun sequence, one region contains:
- the nudt6 gene encoding nucleoside diphosphate-linked moiety X motif 6 isoform X2: MWISSVESLCTSTNETFHLTSAKVPSVFNCETLSAIGGQRVASRCGCMCPSSRAASSPRPLNMASPSTTPGMTGPPSACGWRRARADCPDLPRTRSEWQTKNAWKFPGGLSEPGENIGDTAVREVLEETGVRAQFKSLLSIRQQHNHPGAFGMSDMYLICRLQPLTFHIDFCTQECLRCDWLPLEELAHTNATTPITSRIARLLLYGLQHGFHRIDLPVEQLPAVYSGMFYQLYHRVLPVNAA, from the exons ATGTGGATAAGTTCGGTGGAATCACTGTGCACCTCAACGAACGAGACTTTCCACCTGACATCAGCGAAAGTGCCTTCAGTATTCAACTGCGAG ACTCTCTCAGCCATTGGAGGGCAGAGGGTCGCATCGCGGTGTGGCTGCATGTGCCCCTCATCCAGAGCCGCTTCATCACCGCGGCCGCTAAACATGGCTTCACCTTCCACCACGCCCGGCATGACTGGtccaccctctgcctgtggcTGGCGGAGGGCGAGAGCAGACTGCCCGGATTTGCCACGCACCAGATCGGAGTGGCAG ACAAAAAATGCCTGGAAGTTCCCCGGTGGACTCTCAGAGCCAGGAGAAAATATTG GTGACACAGCAGTCCGGGAGGTGTTGGAAGAGACAGGGGTGCGGGCTCAGTTTAAGTCCCTCCTGAGCATCAGGCAACAGCACAACCACCCCGGAGCGTTCGGAATGTCGGACATGTACCTGATCTGCCGCCTGCAGCCGCTGACGTTCCACATAGACTTCTGTACCCAAGAGTGCCTGCGCTGCGATTGGCTCCCCCTGGAGGAGCTGGCCCACACCAACGCCACCACGCCCATCACCAGCCGCATCGCCAGGCTGCTCCTCTACGGACTGCAGCACGGCTTCCACCGCATAGACCTGCCCGTGGAGCAGCTGCCCGCCGTGTACTCCGGAATGTTCTACCAGCTGTACCACAGAGTGCTGCCCGTGAATGCGGCCTGA
- the nudt6 gene encoding nucleoside diphosphate-linked moiety X motif 6 isoform X1 yields MAVQNCRMPLILRKVITKQSGGCVRAVWITKMTDRYLSCLGTNYQIHREKGNVTGKNVMTGNVDKFGGITVHLNERDFPPDISESAFSIQLRDSLSHWRAEGRIAVWLHVPLIQSRFITAAAKHGFTFHHARHDWSTLCLWLAEGESRLPGFATHQIGVAGAVLDEASGKVLVVQDKNKTKNAWKFPGGLSEPGENIGDTAVREVLEETGVRAQFKSLLSIRQQHNHPGAFGMSDMYLICRLQPLTFHIDFCTQECLRCDWLPLEELAHTNATTPITSRIARLLLYGLQHGFHRIDLPVEQLPAVYSGMFYQLYHRVLPVNAA; encoded by the exons ATGGCAGTGCAAAATTGCAGAATGCCGCTTATCCTGAGAAAAGTCATCACGAAGCAGAGTGGTGGatgtgtgcgtgctgtgtggATAACAAAGATGACAGATCGATATTTATCCTGTTTGGGAACAAACTATCAAATCCACCGTGAGAAGGGAAATGTTACAGGCAAAAATGTCATGACCGGAAATGTGGATAAGTTCGGTGGAATCACTGTGCACCTCAACGAACGAGACTTTCCACCTGACATCAGCGAAAGTGCCTTCAGTATTCAACTGCGAG ACTCTCTCAGCCATTGGAGGGCAGAGGGTCGCATCGCGGTGTGGCTGCATGTGCCCCTCATCCAGAGCCGCTTCATCACCGCGGCCGCTAAACATGGCTTCACCTTCCACCACGCCCGGCATGACTGGtccaccctctgcctgtggcTGGCGGAGGGCGAGAGCAGACTGCCCGGATTTGCCACGCACCAGATCGGAGTGGCAG GTGCAGTCCTCGATGAGGCAAGTGGAAAAGTTCTCGTCGTTCAAGACAAAAACAag ACAAAAAATGCCTGGAAGTTCCCCGGTGGACTCTCAGAGCCAGGAGAAAATATTG GTGACACAGCAGTCCGGGAGGTGTTGGAAGAGACAGGGGTGCGGGCTCAGTTTAAGTCCCTCCTGAGCATCAGGCAACAGCACAACCACCCCGGAGCGTTCGGAATGTCGGACATGTACCTGATCTGCCGCCTGCAGCCGCTGACGTTCCACATAGACTTCTGTACCCAAGAGTGCCTGCGCTGCGATTGGCTCCCCCTGGAGGAGCTGGCCCACACCAACGCCACCACGCCCATCACCAGCCGCATCGCCAGGCTGCTCCTCTACGGACTGCAGCACGGCTTCCACCGCATAGACCTGCCCGTGGAGCAGCTGCCCGCCGTGTACTCCGGAATGTTCTACCAGCTGTACCACAGAGTGCTGCCCGTGAATGCGGCCTGA